One genomic segment of Streptomyces niveus includes these proteins:
- a CDS encoding TetR/AcrR family transcriptional regulator, with product MTVDRDQVLRTAAALLTRKATATMDEVARASGIGRATLHRHFAGRDALVKALEELGIREFEAALGAARTDEGPAGDAVRRLIAEVEPAAGLLAFLVTENQLFEGEVNEGWDRLDARVSALFRRGQERGEFRIDLPPAWLTEAFYGLIGSCAWAVQDGRVAPKDFQYMIAELLLGGARRSVEQ from the coding sequence ATGACAGTCGATCGTGACCAGGTGCTGCGCACGGCCGCCGCTCTCCTCACCCGCAAGGCCACCGCCACCATGGACGAGGTCGCGCGGGCCTCCGGCATCGGCCGGGCCACCCTGCACCGGCACTTCGCGGGGCGCGACGCCCTGGTCAAGGCGCTGGAGGAGCTGGGCATCCGGGAGTTCGAGGCGGCGCTCGGCGCGGCCCGGACGGACGAGGGACCCGCGGGCGACGCGGTCCGCCGGCTCATCGCCGAGGTCGAGCCCGCCGCCGGACTGCTGGCCTTCCTCGTCACCGAGAACCAGCTCTTCGAGGGCGAGGTGAACGAGGGGTGGGACCGGCTCGACGCCCGCGTCTCCGCGCTCTTCCGGCGCGGACAGGAGCGGGGCGAGTTCCGGATCGACCTGCCCCCCGCCTGGCTCACCGAGGCCTTCTACGGACTCATCGGCAGTTGCGCGTGGGCCGTCCAGGACGGACGGGTCGCCCCCAAGGACTTTCAGTACATGATCGCCGAGCTGCTGCTCGGCGGAGCACGACGGAGCGTGGAGCAATGA
- a CDS encoding methionine ABC transporter ATP-binding protein yields the protein MITTTGLTKVYRTGRSGRSRGHEVTALDGVDLHVREGEVFGVVGRSGAGKSSLIRCVNLLERPTAGTVTVDGTDLTALAGRGRRAGKELRRARSSIGMVFQHFNLLSSRTVKDNIELPLEILGHSGQERSRRALELLDLVGLADKAKVYPAQLSGGQKQRVGIARALAGNPKVLLSDEATSALDPETTRSILRLLRDINRQLGLTVLLITHEMEVVKTICDSAALMENGRITESGTVGELLAVPGSRLAHELFPVDGAGTGPGGTVVDVTFHGDAATRPVISQLSRTYNIDISILGAAMDTVGGRQIGRMRIELPGPFEENVVPLGFLREQGLQIQIVDEPAAAAVAVADPVTEEPAGSTDQPAALTKDGAK from the coding sequence GTGATCACCACTACGGGCCTGACAAAGGTCTACCGGACCGGCCGGTCCGGCCGGTCGCGCGGCCATGAGGTCACCGCTCTGGACGGCGTCGACCTGCACGTACGCGAGGGCGAGGTCTTCGGAGTCGTCGGCCGCAGCGGCGCCGGGAAGTCCTCGCTCATCCGCTGCGTCAACCTCCTCGAACGCCCCACGGCGGGCACCGTGACCGTCGACGGGACCGACCTGACCGCGCTCGCCGGGCGCGGCCGGCGGGCCGGCAAGGAGCTGCGCCGCGCGCGCAGCTCCATCGGCATGGTCTTCCAGCACTTCAACCTGCTGTCCTCGCGCACCGTCAAGGACAACATCGAACTGCCGCTGGAGATCCTCGGCCACTCCGGGCAGGAACGTTCCCGCAGGGCACTGGAACTCCTCGACCTCGTCGGCCTCGCCGACAAGGCCAAGGTCTACCCCGCCCAGCTCTCCGGCGGCCAGAAACAGCGCGTCGGCATCGCACGCGCCCTGGCCGGCAACCCGAAGGTGCTGCTCTCCGACGAGGCGACCAGCGCGCTCGACCCGGAGACGACCCGCTCGATCCTGCGACTGCTGCGCGACATCAACCGGCAACTCGGCCTGACCGTCCTGCTGATCACGCACGAGATGGAGGTCGTGAAGACGATCTGCGATTCGGCCGCGCTGATGGAGAACGGCCGGATCACCGAGTCCGGCACGGTCGGCGAACTGCTCGCCGTCCCCGGCTCCCGGCTGGCACATGAGCTGTTCCCGGTGGACGGTGCCGGAACCGGACCCGGCGGCACGGTCGTCGACGTCACCTTCCACGGCGACGCGGCCACCCGGCCGGTCATCTCCCAGCTGTCGCGCACCTACAACATCGACATCTCGATACTCGGCGCGGCGATGGACACCGTCGGAGGCCGCCAGATCGGCCGCATGCGCATCGAACTGCCCGGCCCCTTCGAGGAGAACGTCGTACCCCTCGGCTTCCTGCGCGAACAGGGCCTCCAGATCCAGATCGTCGACGAACCGGCTGCCGCCGCCGTGGCCGTGGCCGACCCGGTGACCGAGGAACCGGCCGGATCCACCGACCAGCCCGCAGCGCTCACCAAGGACGGTGCCAAGTGA
- a CDS encoding MetQ/NlpA family ABC transporter substrate-binding protein codes for MRTHLKIAAAAATTALAIGLSGCGTSSDPAEKTADGAKADESKPLTVAASPTPHADILNFIKDNLAADAGLKLDVKEFTDYVLPNTATESGEVDANYFQNKPYLDDFNKKNDTHIVPVVNVHLEPLALYSKTVKDLSALKSGQTVAIPNDTVNEGRALKLLADNDVITLADGVEGNGTLADIKDDKGLKFKELEAATLPRALNDVDAAVINGNYAIEADLNPAEDSLALEKTEDNPYANFLAVKEGSEKDPRVVKLAKLLNSPEVEKYIKDSYKNGAVLPAFGPPA; via the coding sequence GTGCGCACTCACCTCAAGATCGCCGCCGCCGCGGCCACCACCGCCCTCGCCATCGGTCTGAGCGGCTGCGGCACCTCGTCCGACCCCGCGGAGAAGACCGCGGACGGGGCGAAGGCCGACGAGTCCAAGCCACTGACCGTCGCGGCCTCCCCGACGCCGCACGCCGACATCCTGAACTTCATCAAGGACAACCTGGCGGCGGACGCCGGACTCAAGCTCGACGTCAAGGAGTTCACGGACTACGTCCTGCCGAACACCGCCACCGAGAGCGGCGAGGTCGACGCCAACTACTTCCAGAACAAGCCGTATCTCGACGACTTCAACAAGAAGAACGACACCCACATTGTGCCGGTCGTCAACGTCCACCTGGAACCGCTGGCCCTCTACTCCAAGACGGTCAAGGACCTGAGCGCCCTCAAGTCCGGCCAGACCGTGGCGATCCCCAACGACACCGTCAACGAGGGCCGCGCGCTGAAGCTCCTCGCCGACAACGACGTGATCACGCTCGCGGACGGTGTGGAGGGCAACGGCACCCTCGCGGACATCAAGGACGACAAGGGCCTGAAGTTCAAGGAGCTGGAGGCCGCCACACTGCCCCGCGCCCTGAACGACGTGGACGCAGCCGTCATCAACGGCAACTACGCCATCGAGGCCGACCTCAACCCCGCCGAGGACTCGCTGGCCCTGGAGAAGACCGAGGACAACCCGTACGCCAACTTCCTCGCCGTCAAGGAGGGCAGCGAGAAGGATCCGCGCGTGGTGAAGCTCGCGAAGCTCCTCAACTCGCCCGAGGTGGAGAAGTACATCAAGGACAGCTACAAGAACGGCGCGGTCCTGCCCGCCTTCGGTCCGCCCGCGTAA
- the cbiE gene encoding precorrin-6y C5,15-methyltransferase (decarboxylating) subunit CbiE produces the protein MADRVTVIGWDGSPLAPAATSALGAATLVAGAAHHLALPEVPPDAERIRLGSVDLAARRIAGHRGSAVVLADGDPGFFGVVRTLRAPEHGLEVEVVPAVSAVATAFARAGMPWDDAQVVVAHRRTLRRAVNVCRAHTKVAVLTSPGAGPAELALLLQGVHRTFVICEELGTDREQVTVLTSDKAADHVWRDPNVVIVVGGIGTAPVRTGGWIAGHDPDYPPAVRGWALPSEEYGIDLDEGESTWLRAAQLARLGARTGDLVWDIGSGSGALAAEAARFGAAVIAVDAEPGACASTAAAARRAGVQLEVVEGRAPHVLENLPEPDVVRIGGGGVDVVVACADRRPARIVTHAATRDEAEAVSTALREGGYAVECVLLQSVDMDTGAWSERERSVVFLVSGTRPDRAP, from the coding sequence ATGGCCGACCGCGTCACGGTGATCGGCTGGGACGGCTCGCCCCTCGCGCCCGCGGCCACGTCCGCGCTCGGCGCCGCCACTCTGGTGGCCGGTGCGGCCCACCATCTCGCCCTGCCGGAAGTGCCGCCGGACGCCGAACGCATCCGCCTCGGCAGCGTCGACCTCGCGGCCCGCCGGATCGCCGGACACCGCGGCAGCGCCGTCGTACTGGCCGACGGTGACCCCGGGTTCTTCGGTGTCGTACGCACCCTGCGCGCCCCCGAGCACGGCCTCGAGGTCGAAGTCGTCCCCGCCGTCTCCGCCGTGGCCACCGCCTTCGCCCGCGCCGGAATGCCCTGGGACGACGCACAGGTGGTGGTCGCCCACCGGCGCACGCTCCGGCGCGCCGTCAACGTGTGCCGGGCGCATACGAAGGTCGCCGTCCTCACCTCCCCGGGCGCCGGGCCCGCCGAACTCGCCCTGCTGCTCCAGGGCGTTCACCGCACCTTCGTGATCTGCGAGGAGCTGGGCACCGACCGCGAACAGGTCACCGTCCTCACCTCGGACAAGGCCGCCGACCACGTCTGGCGCGACCCCAACGTGGTGATCGTCGTCGGCGGCATCGGCACCGCGCCCGTCAGGACGGGCGGCTGGATCGCCGGTCACGACCCCGATTACCCGCCCGCCGTACGGGGTTGGGCGCTGCCCTCCGAGGAGTACGGCATCGACCTCGACGAGGGCGAGTCGACCTGGCTGCGCGCGGCCCAGCTCGCCCGGCTCGGAGCCCGTACCGGCGACCTGGTCTGGGACATCGGGTCCGGCAGCGGCGCGCTCGCCGCGGAGGCGGCGCGCTTCGGCGCGGCCGTGATCGCCGTGGACGCGGAGCCGGGGGCGTGCGCGAGCACCGCCGCCGCGGCCCGTCGCGCCGGCGTACAACTCGAAGTCGTGGAAGGCCGCGCGCCCCACGTCCTGGAGAACCTGCCCGAACCCGACGTCGTACGCATCGGCGGCGGGGGAGTGGACGTCGTCGTCGCCTGCGCCGACCGCAGGCCCGCGCGCATCGTGACGCACGCGGCGACGCGGGACGAGGCCGAGGCCGTCAGCACCGCCCTCCGCGAGGGCGGTTACGCGGTGGAATGCGTCCTGCTCCAGTCCGTCGACATGGACACGGGGGCCTGGTCGGAGCGCGAACGCTCCGTGGTTTTCCTGGTCTCCGGGACGCGGCCGGATCGCGCCCCCTGA
- a CDS encoding MFS transporter codes for MIITDRPAADPRYHPGRWLALSVLVLAVLLVAVDATVLGLATPFLSEDLKPSGTQLLWIGDIYSFVIAGLLVSMGSLGDRIGRKKLLLTGAVAFGAVSVINAYATSPEMMIVARALLGVAGATLMPSTLALIRNIFHDPRERSLAIGIWGAAASAGAAVGPVVGGFLLEHFWWGSVFLINLPVMAVLVVVGVKLLPESKNPAPGPWDVRSVLLSLVGIVGVVYAIKEAAAHGMRWDIAAAAVVGVAALVRFVRRQLTIPFPLLDMRLFRNRGFSGAVLADLLTILGLSGLVFFLSQYLQLVQGRGPLEAGVAELPAAVGAVAAGLLAGRAARRFSVRLVVAGGLAGVGLATAMLVLLTENTGYPLLGGVLLVVGVGAGFSFTVTADVILSSVPKEQAGAASAVSETAYELGAALGIALLGSIVTGVYRGFPTPAGVPADTASAAHESLGGAVEAAGAIPGHQAAELVAAAQEAFVHGLRIAAGAGAAVLLATSVVAWFLMRGQKLEDGAEKPS; via the coding sequence ATGATCATCACCGACCGGCCGGCGGCGGACCCCCGGTACCACCCGGGGCGTTGGCTCGCCCTGTCGGTGCTCGTCCTGGCCGTGCTGCTGGTGGCCGTCGACGCCACGGTGCTCGGGCTCGCCACACCGTTCCTCAGCGAGGACCTCAAGCCGTCCGGCACCCAACTGCTCTGGATCGGCGACATCTACTCGTTCGTCATCGCCGGCCTGCTCGTCTCCATGGGCAGCCTCGGCGACCGGATCGGCCGCAAGAAACTGCTCCTGACCGGCGCGGTCGCCTTCGGCGCCGTCTCCGTAATCAACGCCTACGCCACCAGCCCGGAGATGATGATCGTCGCGCGGGCGCTGCTGGGTGTCGCGGGCGCGACACTGATGCCGTCCACACTGGCCCTGATCCGCAACATCTTCCACGACCCGAGGGAACGCAGCCTCGCCATCGGCATCTGGGGCGCCGCGGCCTCGGCGGGCGCCGCCGTCGGCCCGGTCGTCGGCGGATTCCTGCTGGAGCACTTCTGGTGGGGCTCGGTCTTCCTGATCAACCTGCCCGTCATGGCGGTCCTCGTCGTCGTCGGTGTGAAGCTGCTGCCCGAGTCGAAGAACCCCGCGCCCGGCCCCTGGGACGTGCGCAGCGTGCTGCTGTCCCTCGTCGGGATCGTCGGTGTCGTGTACGCCATCAAGGAGGCCGCCGCCCACGGGATGCGCTGGGACATCGCCGCGGCCGCGGTGGTCGGTGTCGCCGCGCTCGTCCGGTTCGTACGGCGGCAGCTCACGATCCCCTTCCCGCTGCTCGACATGCGGCTGTTCAGGAACCGGGGCTTCTCCGGGGCCGTACTGGCCGATCTGCTGACCATCCTCGGCCTGTCGGGGCTCGTCTTCTTCCTCTCGCAGTATCTGCAACTCGTGCAGGGACGCGGCCCGTTGGAGGCGGGCGTCGCCGAACTGCCCGCCGCCGTCGGTGCCGTGGCGGCGGGGCTGCTCGCCGGGCGGGCCGCCCGCCGGTTCTCCGTACGGCTGGTGGTGGCCGGCGGCCTCGCCGGTGTCGGCCTGGCGACCGCCATGCTCGTCCTGCTGACCGAGAACACCGGCTATCCGCTGCTCGGCGGCGTGCTGCTGGTCGTCGGCGTCGGCGCGGGATTCTCCTTCACCGTGACGGCGGACGTGATCCTCTCCAGCGTCCCCAAGGAACAGGCGGGCGCGGCGTCGGCGGTGTCGGAGACGGCGTACGAACTGGGTGCCGCGCTCGGTATCGCGCTCCTCGGCTCGATCGTCACGGGCGTCTACCGGGGCTTCCCCACCCCGGCGGGCGTACCGGCCGACACGGCATCGGCCGCCCACGAGTCCCTGGGCGGCGCGGTCGAGGCGGCCGGCGCGATCCCCGGCCACCAGGCCGCGGAGCTGGTCGCCGCGGCGCAGGAGGCGTTCGTCCACGGCCTGCGCATCGCGGCGGGCGCGGGAGCGGCGGTGCTGCTCGCGACCTCGGTGGTCGCGTGGTTCCTGATGCGCGGGCAGAAGCTGGAGGATGGAGCGGAGAAGCCGTCCTAG
- a CDS encoding GNAT family N-acetyltransferase gives MTTTFPDVSISTERLVLRPFEAADIPAHIEMMNDEPVIAWTSTPHPYTTRDAEEWVSRLAPAERTEGRGLVLAVTEFLTQRLVGLARLQNTNWRTRATEISYITAPWARGEGYATESVLAVAQWLFRDQTFERIELRTAADNTAAQQVAQKAGCISEGVLRNAWIARTQTEAGGWIDIRTDLIVWSLLPEDLEGVAEHMADAGGYGSFTDWN, from the coding sequence ATGACTACCACCTTTCCGGACGTCTCCATCAGCACCGAGCGGCTGGTGCTGCGCCCGTTCGAGGCCGCGGACATCCCGGCGCACATCGAGATGATGAATGACGAACCGGTCATCGCGTGGACGTCGACGCCGCATCCCTACACCACCCGGGACGCAGAGGAATGGGTGAGCAGGCTCGCCCCGGCGGAACGCACCGAGGGGCGCGGACTGGTCCTCGCCGTCACCGAGTTCCTCACCCAGCGCCTCGTCGGTCTCGCCCGCCTCCAGAACACCAACTGGCGCACCCGCGCGACCGAGATCTCCTACATCACCGCACCCTGGGCGCGCGGCGAGGGGTACGCCACCGAGTCGGTGCTCGCCGTCGCGCAGTGGCTCTTCCGCGACCAGACCTTCGAGCGCATCGAGTTGCGCACCGCAGCCGACAACACCGCGGCCCAGCAGGTCGCGCAGAAGGCCGGCTGCATCAGCGAGGGTGTCCTGCGCAACGCGTGGATAGCGCGTACCCAGACGGAGGCCGGGGGCTGGATCGACATCCGCACCGACCTCATCGTCTGGAGCCTGCTGCCCGAGGACCTCGAAGGCGTGGCCGAGCACATGGCGGACGCGGGCGGCTACGGGTCCTTCACCGACTGGAACTGA
- a CDS encoding glycerophosphodiester phosphodiesterase, producing the protein MTQGAGNIPGRRTVLGAAVLGSAALGLSVGAAGTAQAAQTDTRGGRPRPPQKRLPVPTIVGHRGASGYRPEHTLGSYQLALDLGAHVIEQDLVPTKDGHLVCRHENDITGTTDVADHPEFAGRRTTKSVDGVSLTGWFTEDFTLAELKKLRAKERIPQSRPHSTLYNGRWEIPTFEEVLRWADEEGRRRGEPVWLYVETKHPTYFRGLGLGLEERLAKLLRRYGRDRHDSPLFLQSFEPTSMQRMAKLVSTPRVVLFDAADTQPWDFKQSGDPRFVRDLITPEGLKWIASFAQGVGPWVDLIIPKDKDGKLGKPTTLVRDAHAKGLILHPYTMRNENSFLPADFRIGTDPNAYGDVFGAFRTYFEQGIDGIFTDNPDTGLLAAADFNKGRGR; encoded by the coding sequence ATGACACAGGGTGCGGGAAACATCCCGGGACGTAGGACCGTGCTGGGAGCGGCGGTGCTCGGCTCGGCGGCACTCGGTCTCTCCGTAGGAGCGGCCGGTACGGCGCAGGCCGCGCAGACCGACACACGCGGCGGCCGGCCCCGCCCGCCGCAGAAGCGGCTGCCCGTGCCCACGATCGTCGGACACCGCGGCGCCAGTGGCTACCGGCCCGAGCACACCCTCGGTTCGTACCAGCTCGCGCTCGACCTCGGCGCGCATGTGATCGAGCAGGACCTCGTGCCGACCAAGGACGGCCATCTCGTCTGCCGTCACGAGAACGACATCACGGGCACCACGGACGTCGCCGACCACCCGGAGTTCGCGGGGCGCAGGACGACCAAGAGTGTCGACGGGGTCAGCCTCACCGGCTGGTTCACCGAGGACTTCACCCTCGCCGAGCTGAAGAAGCTGCGCGCCAAGGAGCGCATCCCGCAGAGCCGCCCCCACAGCACCCTCTACAACGGCCGCTGGGAGATCCCCACCTTCGAGGAGGTGCTGCGCTGGGCCGACGAGGAGGGCCGCCGCCGGGGTGAGCCCGTATGGCTGTACGTCGAGACGAAGCACCCCACCTACTTCCGCGGCCTCGGCCTCGGCCTGGAGGAGCGGCTCGCGAAGCTGCTGCGCCGCTACGGCAGGGACCGCCACGACTCCCCGCTCTTCCTCCAGTCCTTCGAGCCCACCAGCATGCAGCGCATGGCCAAGCTGGTCTCCACCCCGCGTGTCGTGCTGTTCGACGCGGCGGACACCCAGCCGTGGGACTTCAAGCAGTCGGGCGACCCGCGCTTCGTCCGCGATCTCATCACGCCCGAGGGGCTGAAGTGGATCGCGTCGTTCGCGCAGGGCGTCGGCCCGTGGGTCGACCTGATCATCCCGAAGGACAAGGACGGCAAGCTCGGCAAGCCGACCACGCTGGTGCGCGACGCCCACGCGAAGGGGCTGATCCTGCACCCGTACACGATGCGCAACGAGAACAGCTTCCTGCCGGCCGACTTCCGGATCGGTACGGACCCCAACGCGTACGGCGACGTCTTCGGGGCCTTCAGGACCTACTTCGAGCAGGGCATCGACGGCATCTTCACCGACAACCCGGACACGGGCCTGCTGGCCGCCGCCGACTTCAACAAGGGCCGGGGCCGCTAG
- a CDS encoding GNAT family N-acetyltransferase: MGMSVTISAASAQDAEHILKLQYLCYQSEAELYGDYTIEPLTQTLDDLKDEIARGHALVARLGGEVVASVRGVIDTEGTARIGKLIVHPRMRHHGLGGRLLDAIEGSFAGDVAAKRFQLFTGNRSEGNLRLYRSKGYAPVASEVAGPGITLVTLEKEAATGAFVASA; the protein is encoded by the coding sequence ATGGGCATGAGCGTGACCATCTCAGCGGCGAGTGCGCAGGACGCGGAGCACATTCTCAAGCTGCAGTACCTGTGTTACCAGAGCGAGGCCGAGCTCTACGGTGACTACACCATCGAACCGTTGACCCAGACCCTCGACGACCTCAAGGACGAGATCGCCCGCGGCCACGCGCTGGTGGCCAGGCTCGGCGGCGAAGTCGTCGCCTCCGTCCGGGGCGTCATCGACACCGAGGGCACGGCCAGGATCGGCAAGCTCATCGTCCATCCGCGGATGCGGCACCACGGCCTCGGCGGCCGGCTGCTCGACGCGATCGAGGGGAGCTTCGCCGGCGACGTGGCGGCCAAGCGCTTCCAGCTCTTCACCGGCAACCGCAGCGAGGGCAATCTGCGCCTGTACCGGAGCAAGGGGTACGCGCCGGTGGCCAGCGAGGTGGCCGGTCCCGGGATCACCCTCGTGACGCTGGAGAAGGAGGCGGCCACGGGAGCCTTCGTCGCCAGCGCCTGA
- a CDS encoding methionine ABC transporter permease yields MTWSEMQPLLSQGTLDTLYMVLWSALVTVIGGLPLGVLLVLTDKGGLLQNRPVNKVVGVIVNIGRSLPFIILLIALIPFTTFVVGTFIGPTAMIVPLAIGAIPFFARLVETAIREVDHGLVEAVQAMGGSIPTIVHKVLLPQALPSIVSGTTTTVIALIGYSAMAGAVGGEGLGSKAVTYGFQRFENGFMIATVVVLILIVTVIQLIGDLAVRLLTRRTRTA; encoded by the coding sequence GTGACCTGGTCCGAAATGCAGCCGCTGCTCAGCCAGGGGACACTCGACACCCTCTACATGGTGCTGTGGTCGGCGCTCGTCACCGTCATCGGCGGACTGCCGCTCGGTGTCCTGCTCGTCCTCACCGACAAGGGCGGCCTGCTCCAGAACAGGCCCGTCAACAAGGTCGTCGGCGTGATCGTGAACATCGGCCGCTCGCTGCCCTTCATCATCCTGCTGATCGCGCTGATCCCCTTCACCACCTTCGTCGTCGGCACCTTCATCGGCCCCACCGCGATGATCGTGCCGCTCGCCATCGGCGCGATCCCGTTCTTCGCCCGGCTGGTCGAGACGGCGATACGGGAGGTCGACCACGGCCTTGTCGAAGCCGTCCAGGCCATGGGCGGCTCGATCCCCACCATCGTCCACAAGGTGCTGCTGCCGCAGGCACTGCCGTCGATCGTCTCCGGCACGACCACCACCGTCATCGCGCTCATCGGCTACTCCGCCATGGCCGGCGCGGTCGGCGGCGAAGGTCTCGGCTCCAAGGCCGTCACCTACGGATTCCAGCGGTTCGAGAACGGCTTCATGATCGCCACGGTCGTCGTGCTGATCCTGATCGTCACCGTCATCCAGCTGATCGGCGACCTCGCCGTACGGCTGCTGACCCGCCGGACCCGTACGGCGTAG
- a CDS encoding lysophospholipid acyltransferase family protein, with product MFRPRVEGAENIPGTGPVILAGNHLTFIDSMILPLVCGNRPVFFIGKDEYVTGKGLKGRLMAWFFTGCGMIPVDRDGGRGGVAALMTGRRVLEDGHMFGIYPEGTRSPDGRLYRGRTGIARLTLMTGAPVVPFAMIGTDKIQPNGAGMPRPSKVTVRFGAPMEFSRYDGMDRDRYVLRAVTDSVMTEVMRLGGQEYVDMYATKAKAA from the coding sequence ATGTTCCGGCCGCGGGTGGAGGGCGCCGAGAACATTCCGGGGACGGGTCCGGTGATCCTCGCCGGCAACCACCTCACCTTCATCGACTCGATGATCCTGCCGCTGGTCTGCGGCAACCGTCCGGTCTTCTTCATCGGCAAGGACGAGTACGTCACCGGCAAGGGGCTCAAGGGTCGGCTGATGGCCTGGTTCTTCACCGGCTGCGGCATGATCCCGGTGGACCGTGACGGCGGGCGCGGCGGTGTCGCCGCGCTGATGACCGGCCGCCGGGTGCTGGAGGACGGTCATATGTTCGGCATCTACCCGGAGGGCACGCGCTCCCCCGACGGCCGCCTGTACCGGGGCCGTACGGGCATCGCGCGCCTCACGCTGATGACCGGCGCGCCCGTGGTGCCCTTCGCGATGATCGGCACGGACAAGATCCAGCCGAACGGGGCGGGGATGCCGCGGCCGAGCAAGGTGACGGTCCGTTTCGGCGCGCCGATGGAGTTCTCGCGGTACGACGGCATGGACCGCGACCGCTATGTGCTGCGGGCGGTGACCGACTCCGTGATGACGGAGGTCATGCGGCTCGGCGGCCAGGAGTACGTGGACATGTACGCCACCAAGGCGAAGGCGGCCTGA